In Carassius auratus strain Wakin unplaced genomic scaffold, ASM336829v1 scaf_tig00217029, whole genome shotgun sequence, the following proteins share a genomic window:
- the LOC113099763 gene encoding GTPase IMAP family member 7-like: TDLRIVLLGKTGSGKSASGNTVLGRDEFTVKNSLMSASMTCLEKKETIVDGQSVSVTDCPGLFDTSVSNKELQTLIEKCIHLSAPGPHVFLLVLRLGVKFTEEEKNAVKWIQENFGEHAVKYTIVLFTHADELDGKPVELYISKSTELQQLIQTCYGRYHAFNNEERDNRDQVIELLKMIEKMIIFNGGNPYTNDMYKAAQEKIKRK, encoded by the coding sequence ACAGATCTGAGGATCGTTCTTCTGGGTAAAACTGGATCTGGAAAGAGTGCTTCAGGAAACACAGTCTTGGGCAGAGATGAATTCACAGTGAAAAACTCTCTGATGTCAGCTTCAATGACTTGTCTTGAGAAGAAAGAAACAATTGTTGATGGACAAAGTGTATCAGTTACTGACTGTCCTGGCTTGTTCGACACTTCAGTCAGTAATAAAGAACTACAGACTTTAATAGAGAAGTGTATACATCTGTCTGCTCCTGGTCCTCATGTCTTCTTGCTGGTTTTGAGATTAGGTGTAAAATTCACAGAAGAGGAGAAAAACGCTGTAAAATGGATTCAGGAGAACTTTGGAGAACATGCTGTAAAATACACCATTGTTCTGTTCACTCACGCTGACGAACTGGATGGTAAACCTGTAGAGCTCTACATCAGCAAAAGCACTGAGCTACAACAGTTAATTCAGACCTGCTATGGCAGATATCATGCATTCAACAATGAGGAGAGAGATAACCGAGATCAGGTCATAGAACTGCTGAAAATGATCGaaaaaatgatcatttttaatGGAGGAAATCCCTACACCAATGACATGTATAAAGCAGCCCAAGAAAAGATTAAGAGGAAGTAG